From Ignisphaera aggregans DSM 17230, the proteins below share one genomic window:
- a CDS encoding hypothetical protein (KEGG: sai:Saci_1496 hypothetical protein) produces MRGISKFLVLIMLIGITIVIAVAAIALIQSYIQSLWKPEMLRIIEARIIYRDNSYYLYLYMANDGDVRAEIYKIEIYQMETRDVNIAIDPHKEASATIPLEKEYTLGTTYRARLYLKTGTIYFKDITITS; encoded by the coding sequence ATGAGGGGAATAAGCAAATTCCTAGTACTCATAATGCTTATAGGCATAACAATTGTTATAGCTGTTGCTGCAATAGCTCTCATACAATCATATATACAGAGCCTTTGGAAACCAGAGATGCTTAGAATAATAGAGGCAAGAATTATATATAGAGATAATAGCTACTATCTATACCTATATATGGCAAACGATGGAGATGTAAGGGCAGAGATATACAAGATAGAGATATACCAGATGGAGACAAGAGATGTCAACATAGCTATAGATCCCCACAAAGAAGCCTCAGCAACAATACCACTAGAAAAAGAATATACCCTTGGAACAACATATAGAGCAAGACTATATCTAAAAACAGGAACAATATACTTCAAAGACATAACAATAACATCATAA
- a CDS encoding conserved hypothetical protein (InterPro IPR013373~KEGG: hbu:Hbut_0329 hypothetical protein~SPTR: A2BJP0 Putative uncharacterized protein~TIGRFAM: archaeal flagellin N-terminal-like domain) — translation MKLSRGIEPIIATIIIVAVTLVIAIAVIGWIMGWWGALTGGQEMLQVFADSRLRITSPDGNQAEAEIHVANKGGATATIYKVEIAGTDCKAETGDFDTKDLSKDTAGNIVVPPGKDGTFTASITCSSSSLTPGATYNVKIYTKGGSTLSINLVAEQAP, via the coding sequence ATGAAGCTCTCAAGAGGTATAGAACCAATAATAGCAACAATAATAATAGTAGCAGTAACACTAGTAATAGCAATAGCAGTAATAGGATGGATAATGGGCTGGTGGGGAGCACTAACAGGAGGACAAGAAATGCTTCAGGTATTTGCTGATAGCCGCCTACGTATTACATCACCAGATGGAAACCAGGCTGAGGCAGAGATTCATGTTGCTAACAAAGGTGGAGCAACAGCAACGATATATAAGGTAGAGATCGCTGGAACAGACTGTAAGGCTGAGACTGGTGATTTTGATACTAAAGATCTCTCAAAAGATACTGCTGGTAATATAGTTGTTCCTCCAGGCAAAGACGGAACATTTACAGCATCAATTACCTGTAGTTCAAGTAGTCTTACTCCTGGAGCTACATACAATGTAAAGATATATACAAAAGGCGGGAGCACTCTATCCATAAATCTTGTTGCAGAACAAGCACCATAA